The region tctttgtgaccccagggactgaagcatgccaggcttccctgtccatcagcaactccctgagcttgctccaactcatgtccatcgagtcagcgatgccattcaaccatctcatcctctgtcgtccccttctcctcctgccttcttcaatctttctcagcattagggtcttttccaatggggtcagttcctcacatcaggtggccaaagtattggagcttcagtcccgccaatgaatattcaggactgatttcctttaggattgactggtttgatctctttgcagtccaagggactctcaagagtcttttctaacaccacagttcaaaagcatcaattcctctgctctcagctttctttatggtccaactctcacacccatagataataaataataaaactgctTTATTCTCTTCCACTATTGTGGAGAGGTTTTCCAGATTGGcaggaaatttatatttaattatatttcataGCAAACTAAACTCAGTTTTTCAATCTACGGCTCTATCATTTGCAAAATTGGGGATATGCAGTACATCTTTGAGATGTCTTATAGTCCTATAGTCAGCTAGTCTTCTTTTTaaccaagaaattaaaaacagcttCTGTCCccccaaatattttaaatcaagacCCTTACTTTTACGTTCCTAATAATTTCTTCATAGCATGTTTCATATCTTTGTTTCTCAGACTATATATTACAGGATTAATGAGTGGAGTAACTACAGAATAAAACAAAGTCACTATCTTCTGCATTCCAGCATCATGTTCAGATGTTGGGCTCACATACATGACCATCACTGATccataaaaaagagaaaccacAGTCAGATGGGACCCACAGGTGGAGAAAGCTTTTCTTCGTCCAGCTGCTGAAGGGAACTTCAGCACAGCTTGTAGGACCAGAGCATAGGACACCATGATGAAGAGAAAGGGGATAAATAAGAGGAGAGAACTTAGGGTGGAGCTAGTTAACTCTATTACAGGGACTCTAGTACAGGTGAGGGCCAACAAGGGACCTGGGTCACACAGGAAGTGGTCAATGATTCTGGACCCACAGAATGACAtttgggagatgatgatgatggGAATCAAGAACCAGAGGAAACCAAGTACCCAGCAGCTGATCACAAGATTGGCACAGAGACATCCAGTCATGAGGGTGGGGTAGCGTAGAGGCCAGCAGATGGCAAGGTATCGATCAAATGCCATAATAGCCAAGAAAAAGCATTCTGTAGAacccaaggagaagaaaaagtaaaactggagAAAGCACCCAGAGAAGGAGATGAGCTTGTTGTCAGAGAGGAAGTTGGCCAACATGTAGGGGACAGTGGAGGTGACATACCAGATCTCTAGGAAGGAGAAGTTGGCGAGTAGGatgtacatgggggtgtggagtctCTGATCCCAACACACAGCACAGATGATAGAACCGTTGCCCATGAGGGTCAGGAGGTAGACAGCAGAGAAGAGCACAAAGAGGAGAATCTGCCCCTCCCTGgggcaagggaagcccaggaggatGAAGCCAGCGATGGTGCTGGAGGTGTTGGGGGTGTTGGAGATTTTCATGAGTCTGCGAGCTGTGAAAACACCATGACATTATTGAATAATTGTAAAGACAAGTGAGAACCCAGATATGAATTGAAGCCACTCTGGGGAATGAAATAGACATTTATGTATCAATAGTTACTATTTTAGGCTAATCCTGAATTACTGTCCTAGTTTAGCAGTTGGATTATAGAAACAGAAGTTAATGAATATCAGCATATATAGAGATATTTACTTATTGTGAAATGTACGGAAACATGTTCAACATTTAAATCTTTTTATATAAAACCCTGCAGTAACTATCACTGAAGTTGAGAAATAGAGGATCACTTGTACCCTAGAATCTCCTCTTATGCTACATCCCAATAAGAGGATGACTATCCTCTGCCTCTTTGTCCCTCCAATCGTTAACCCTCTCCTTTCCTAATGGTAATCACCTCcctatttttctttaagaactAAGTATGcattctgaaacttttttttttagttttgcttgttttttttattttacataattgAAAGCATAGCATACGCAGTATTTGAATGGCTTCTTTTGTTCAACATAAggttttttacatttatgttacAATCATCTATAGTGTGTCCATTTATATCCCACTATACTCTACGAATAAACCACCACTTACTAAACCATTGTACTATAGATGACTATTTTGGCTATTTCTAGTTTGGGGCTGTTAGGAGTAATGGTGCTATGAATATAGTTCTCTTTTCCTGGTTCACACATGCATGCATTTCTGTAGGCTAGATCATAAGGGCATGTGTATCTTTCCTTCAGTAGATAAGTTTAACAGTGTTCCATCATTATTGCACTATTTATCACTCCTGCTGATAGAATGTGAAAGCTCCAATTgtcaacatttttttctaatggtAAGGTCTCTGTTTACCAGAGCCTAGGGAATGagatcggagaaggcgatgacaccccactccagtactctagccaggaaaatcccatgggcggaggagcctggtgggcggcagtccatgcggttgctaagagtcagacatgactgagcgacttcactctcacttttcactttcatgcattggagaaagaaatggcaacccactcctgtgttcttgcctggagaatcccatgggcggaggagcctggtgggctgccatctatggggttgcacagagtcggacacgactgaaatgacttcagcagcagcagcagcagcagcagcagcagcaggagggaatGAGATATATACTGCATTTTAatgacttctctctttttttcttttatttttgtaaaataagacTGCATAGTTGTCCTCCTGGCAGTATTGCTTTTTTCCGAGTAGGAGCTTATATCAGAAAGTTTTTACTTTCAAGGGAAAGTATTCTggaaattataaagaaaactgtCTTCAAATTTGGTTTTGGAGAACAGTTTAATGCACATAATTTACAGCCATCTTTATCTTATATGAGTTTTGGGTCTTGTGCTCAGCCTTATGATTTAAAGAAATAACCTTCTAAAaggttatttttgtgtgtgttaatctctttatcatctcaaaatattttcagcactttaaatagCTTAGTTAATGTTGAAGAACTTACGTTTTCCTGGTATAGCCTATTTCATTGTTACATCTCTTCTTTTACCCCTCACATCCAATTCATTAGCAGGATTCTGCTGTTTCTAAAGTATGGCTTGTATCATGCACTCCTTTGTCTTAACTGCTGTCTCTCAAGTTCAAATTACCATCCTTTCTTCCGTAGACTTCTGCAGCAGCATTCTAACACAGCTCCTTGCTTCTACTTTTGCCCTTCTACCCTCCATTTTCTAAGCAGCGACACAGTACTccttgaaaaatggaaaaactgatcATGTTACACTTTTAAGTAAAACTTTTCTCTCAGCAATTCTGTGCCAAGAAGTCTTACAGAGCTGTTATAGAAAACAGGAAGGTGTTCTAGAAAACAGGAATTGCCATCAGCATTTTATGCTCAATCTAACATATTTAATTAGCTTGTATCACTCTTCACTTTTTACTACTGAACTCCTCTGTACAGAAGAATGATGACATTACCTGCCTCAAATCTGAGCTGAAActgtcaaaaaaacaaacaaaaaaaattccccaaaccaataaaccaaaaaaagagcaaaagaccAATAAACACACCCTGTGTCAATTACAGAGGGCACTGTGAACATGGGTGCAATGATGTCTGTGTATTTGTACCCTGGCCACTTGGACTGAGTTAATTAACAACAATTGCCTTGTTTTCTTCGTTTACTTGTTAAATTAGTCAACCCTGGAAAAATTGAGATAGAGTATGTCTGAATGAACCAGGCAATGCCATACACAGTACAAGGGAGACATTcaccaatattttaattttccctcAAAGCTCAGGACAGTAGAAGCTTTGGTACCCATTTGTTGGCTCTCTCTCTAGAGCCCACCCAGAGATGTttcatgcgtgtgtgctcagttggtcaggcatgcccaactcttggtgaccccatggacttcaccctgccaggcttctctgtccatggaattttccaggcaagaatattggagtgggttgccatttccttctccaggagaccttcccaaccatGACAACTCAATTCACTTCCTTAGTTTGTACAGTTTCAGTGAGGGGCTGTAACATTGGATAATCTGTTTCTGGAAGATACTTAAAAGTAAGGATAATTTTCCAGAGTGAGATGACTGGTAGGGAGCTGTGTATGATAGAAAAATTATTGAATTTAGAATTAAGAACTTTTGTTTACTTGTCATAAGAAATTAATACTTAGCtataataagcaaatatttatgcCTTCTTTAAAGGGCTGTTACAAAGATAACTGAATGAGATAAATTCCTGTGGAAGTACTTTGACTATTGCGTGGCCAGTAAGAGTTTACGAAATATTGGTTGTATGTATATGACTGCAATAATTCAAAGAGAACTGTGGGTGAAAATCAGTAGATTATGATTTTTTGCTCTTCTAAACACTACATAATCTTATTACCTGGATCAGCAAAGGGAATTCTAAGCTGGAGcttatcaaaatttattttttattcttttagaagAGATAGTCTTCTTAACAATAaccagagaggaggaaagagctgGAAATGGTTGTGGTAAAAATTCTTGAATATGTTTGCTGAGGGATGGAGGGGTTATAAGCAGAGACTGCCAGGAAGTAAGTCTTATTTTTCCTGATCCTTGAGGATCCATTTATTGCTGCTAAAGGAAAACAATGTCAAGAGACATCGCTATGCTTGTTATTCACTTCCCTTGGGATCTTCCTTAATTTCAGTGTATTTATTTTCTATGCAGTTTAAAtgaaatctttttcctttttaaaaactcttacaGATAGAAGGAAATGTTAACAAATCAATTGATTGCTTGATTAATTAATCAACCAGTATATCTAACTCTAACTCCCCTAAGTGTGCATACCATGTGgccaatgaagactttaaaaaacttGAAGGGGATAAATGCAGCCCCAGATGTCCATAAATGATTTGACTAGACATCAAAGTTATTACAAGCTATTCTGACACTCTCTGCTAGGTCATGCTATTCTGTTATTGGACACatacatgaaacaaaacaaagctacTTTATAATTTTGTCTAAGGATAAAAAAACAATGTCACTGTGCCAGTCATAAAATACCAAATATCCTCCCCTCTTGGCTAAAATGAGTGtctactactttaaaaaaaaaaaagccagttgtAGCTTTAATCTCCTTCTTCTCTGCCCTCTATATAGAAAAGATTTGTTGAGATACCTAGTCTTAGAATTGCCCTTTCATTGACAATATACAATCTGGAGCAGACCATCACTTCCTTAGATCCTCCCTCAAATCAGTCAACCAAAGCACCAATCCTataatagattattttttaattgaagtgtaattgatttacaatactgcTATTAGTTTTAGAtatatagcagagtgattcagttatatatgtacatatatatacacagatttttccttttttttcagattttttcattattttttccagaattttttctattataagttatgataagatattgaatattgttctttACGCTGTACagtatcccctttggtaacaatatgtttgttttctatgtctgtgaagctatttatattttataagtaagttcaattgtatcattttttagattccacatataaaggatatatggtatttgtctttctctttcttacttagtATGATGATGTCTTGATCCATCTATGTTGCtctaaatggtattatttcattgtttttatgtctgagtagtgttccactgtatatatgtatcacatcttcatcCACTCTCTGTCAAtgcacatttaggttgtttccattgtcttggctgttgtaaatagtgctgctatgaatattgggctgcatgtatcttttctttttttaaacattttatttatttatttttattttattttttaatttaaatttatttattttaattggaggctaattactttacaatattgtattggttttgccatccatcaacatgaatccaccatgggcatacacgtgttccccatcctgaacccccctcccacctccctccccgtaccatccctccgggttaacccagtgcaccagccccaagcatcctgtatcgaacctggactggcgattcgtttcatatatgatattatacatgtttccatgacattaccccaaatcatcccaccctctccctctcccacagagtccaaatgactgttctatacgtctgtgtctcttttgctgtctcgcatacagggttatcattagcatctttctaaattccatatatatgctttagtatactgtattggtgtttttctttctggcttacttcactctgtataataggctccagtttcatccacctcattagaactgattcaaacatattcttttttaatggttgaataatactccattgtgtatatgtaccacagctttcttatccattcatctgctgatggacatctaggttgcttccatgtcctggctattaacagtgctgcgatgaacattggggtacacgtgtctctttcaattctggtttccttggtgtgtatgcccagcagtgggattgctgggtcatatggcagttctatttccagtttttaaaggaatctccacactgttctccatagcggctgtactagtttgcattccctccaacagtgtaagaaggttcccttttctccacaccctctccagcatttattgcttgtagacttttggattgcagccattctgactggcgtgagatggcacctcattgtggtttagatttgcatttctctgataatgagtgatgttgagcatcttttcatgtgtttgttaggcatctgcatgtcttctttggaaaaacgcctatttagttctttggtccatgttttgattgggtcgtttatttttctggaattgagctgcaggagttgcttgtatatttttgagacaagcaaggtgaaaagacagccttcagaatgggggaaaataatagcaaatgaaacaactgacaaagaactaatctcaaaaatatacatgcatgtatCTTTACAAGTtagggttttctccagatacatgcccaagagtgggataaTTGGATCATagggtaactctatttttagttttttaaaagtaatttccatactgttctccagagtggctgcaccaatttagaTTCTCATCAACAGCGTAAGAGGTTTCCTTTTTCCCCAgacttttccagcatttattgtttttagactttttgatggtggccactCTGACTAGTGTGAAGGTCAGACTTTTGGATTAAGGCAGATTATCAGAAAGCAGATATTTGGACCTCAGTTCTTAGATCTGGAAAGAATTGCTTCCACTgagttatatttctatattatgcCTTTGAATTTTATTAAGAAATGGTATAAGAAGCAGCTGTGttaaactatatgtatatatgtcagatATTTTGGGGAATCACTGTTAAATATATCTCATTCTCCCTCGTATGAATCATCTTGAAAGAAATTATAGAACTAGGAGTCAGTAAtttagttttcctttgtttcttcgtACAGTTAATCAAAATCATATGACAGATAATGTTTCTCCATTCTCTACTTCATTTTTTGaatcaaagaaacattttatagAGAATCATAACAACACTTGAAAAAACTTCAACACTGAAGATCCTTTTTGATGATTTCCCACTTCATTTTAAAGGGAGCTCATAACACTTTTACAGGCTTGACTTAATGTCAGCATTTATCCTATTATCCATAAATCAtcatcttgtttttcctttttaaattcatatttttcttattctttcttttagtGCACTTTCATACTTccaattcttaaagaaaaaaagtggaatATAGTATAATAAAGGAACATATAAATAAACATGTAAGTAAATAAGTAGTTTCAATATAAGAAGAGCTTATGAAGATATGGATTTTTCTAAGAAGAGCTTTTTTAGCCTTCctcttagtatactgtattgagcAGGCTTCCCTAGGAGttcatataaaaacattttattgtggGCTAGAAGTTTGTAAATGATTTGATGCTGCCTACTTTTCCAGCCTCTTATGTCATTTTCCTTCCAGCTAGCAAAATCaacttttcttattctttgaaGATCACAAACTTCTACCTGTACTTACATGGGAGTTTATTGTCCTAGGTCTTTGCATGATATATTGTCTGAGTTTGAAATATCACTTCCTAACAAAGACATTCTCTAACCATTTAGATCTAAACTATGCCCTATCCTACCCTAACAATTTCTGTATTCATACtcccatttattcctttttttggtGTTTCAAGGATAGCATCTTTTTTTTGGTtggaacatagttgatttacaatgttgtgttactttctgctgtacatcacagttaatcagttatgcatatacatatatccactcttttttagactaTTTTTCCATTAAGTCATTAATTAgtactgagtagggttccctgtgctgtacaggaggTACTTAttatgtatctattttatatattgtagtatgtatatatcaatcccaatctctcaatttatcccttccccttttcctccctggTAATCCTAGGATtataattctatttctgttttgtaaataagttcatttgtaccattaaaaaaaaattccacatacaagtgatatcctatgatatttgtctttctttgtctgacttacttcactcagtatgacttCACTCTAGGACCatctatgttgctacaaatggcattatttaatttttttatggctgagtaacattctattgtgtatgtataccacatcttctttatccattcacccatcaacggacatttaggtggctccatgtcctggctattgtaaaagtgttgtagtgaacattggggttcatgtatcttttcaaattatggttttctctggatatatgcccaggaatggggctgttggatcatatgatagctctattttatttattataaaacttgTAGAGGAACACATAGGCAGAAcgttctctgacataaatcacttTGACCTACCTACTAgagtagtgaaaataaaaataaacatctgggacctaattaaacttaaaagcttccatacagcaaagtaaaccataaacaaaacaaaaagacaacccacagaatgggagaaaatgtttgcaaatgaaatGGCtggcaagggattaatctccaaaatatacaagcaaatcaTGTGGCTCAATAACAACTACAACAAAAACCccaacaaataacccaattaaaaaatggacaggagatataaacagatatttctccaaagaagacatacaaatggccaaaaagcacatggaaagatgctcaacaccactaattattagagaaattcaaatcaaaactataatgaggcaTTGCCTCAATAGATCATAATCCTCATCatcaaaaaaactataaaaaatagatgctggagagggtttggagaaaagggaacccttctacactgttggtgggaatgtaaactggtatagctACTCTGGAGAACGTATGGAAgttaattaaaaaactaaaagtagagttttcatttattctttttattttgttgagatataattgatataaaacatattaatttcaagtgtacagtattattcaatatatgtaaatatggtgAAACCATTACTTTAATAAGTCTAATTGTAGGTAATATCCATTACCATATATAGTTACAAATTTTTCAAACTACTGGAATTAGTAGTTATAATTAATGAGATTTATGTGTTCAGCTTCTTATTATCTATCCCCTTCACTATAATGTAAGCTTCACAAAGACAGCGACTTGATCTGCATTCAAATAGagataaatgtttactgaatgccTGAATGAAATGCATCAACCCCAGAGGACAACTTGACTAATTTATTTATAACCAAATAGTTGAGCCAAATCACTACACATGTCTCATATCTCAGAATCCCTGGCTTTTACTCTCTGTCTGCTTTTATCTCGTTAGAGCTGTGTGCTCAACTCAAACTTCCTTCTCTTGAAACTAACCCCAAAGTATTGATATATTGTCACTACATGctaatcttttaaaatgcaaacctACTTCTAGGTATCTTAATTATTTTTCACAGGTAGGAAAAGGTAAGAAGACTGTAGTATATTTCTTATTCTATAAATGGAGGATTTGGGAATAGAGGGAGGAGAAGCTTCCACTGCTGCTGTCATGAGTGTTTGAATCACCTGTACTACTCACCATAACTTGTTTCACTTTCCCAACTAGTTATtgtaagatttttatttctcactatatgtcatgtattttttttttttttaaaataatggctcTGTAAGGTCAGTGTGTGAACTGGTGCTGGTCTAGGTATACCAGAATCACATTAAAATGGGAATTTctggtgttaattttatattctgaattAGGGGATTTGGAGAAAGACCTGGGAATCTATTCTTTTAAAGAGTTCTCTAAATAACTATGACATAGTGTTTAAgatcattattaattttttggaTGTTGATTAAATACATTTTGCCTCAATTATGATAAAAACCAAATGTAAGAATACATACACAATAGAGGAGAGTGATCTCAGATAAAGGGAAAGTAGTTACTGGCAGTCAGGATAGGAGAAGGGTTTAAAGTTCAGATTCGGTCATTTAATTCAAGTTACTGTCTATCAAGTCCTGTTTTGAATGTAAGGTCTGGTTTAATCGGTTGTATTATTGTCCATATTGTCTAGGCAGAGGTAGATGAATTTGGGTCTGTATTTCTGGAGACAGTAAGTAGAGATCTATTTTTTAAGTTGGAATGGATTTTTTTGATTGTCATCATCAAAAAactctgcaaataataaatgtcagagagggtgtggagaaaaggaaatccttgtacactgttggtgggaatgtaaactggtacagccactatggagaagagtatgaaggaaaaaataaatattatgatcTTGGTCCACTCATGAGCTTTTGTTTGCTTTGGCCAGTTTTTGTAAATATCTGAATTTTTCTTAAGGCAGTCTTCATGTCCTTGTTCCGGAGACTGTAGATCAGTGGGTTTACAAGTGGAGTCACTGATGAGTACAGCAAGGTTACAATCTTCTGTATCCCAGCTGGATTTCCAGAGGTTGGGCTGATGTACATCATCATGATGGTTCCATAGAACAGAGATACCACAGCCAGGTGGGAACCACAGGTGGAGAAAGCCTTACGTCTGCCAGCAGCTGAAGGGACACGCAACACTGCTCTGAGAACCAGGGTGTAGGACCAAAGGATAAAGAAGAAGGTGATAAAACTAATAAGAGAGCTCAATATAGAACAGGAAAGCTCAATTCCAGGGGCAGGGATGCAAGATAGAGCCAGTAAAGGACCAGGATCACAGACAAAATGGTCAATGATATTGGGGCCACAAAAGGGAAGTTGTGTGATGAAATAGATAGGGACTGGATAGCAGAGGAAGGCTGTTATCCAGCAGAGGCCCACCAAGTTCATGCAGAGATGGCTGCTCATGATGGTAGGATAGTGGAGAGGTCGGCAGATGGCCAAGTATCGATCAAAAGCCATGAGGGGCAGTAAGAAGGTCTCAGTAATGCCCATGGAGAAGAAGAAGTAGAACTGGAGGAAGCAGGCAGTGAAAGAGATGGTTTTGGTCTCAGACAGAAAGTTCCTTAACATATTGGGAACAGTGGTGTTGATGTAACACATCTCCAGGAACGAGAAGTTGGCCAACAGAGTGTacatgggagtgtggagtctgtGATCCAGCTTCACTGCAAAGACAATGGCCCCATTTCCCATCAGTGTCAGGATGTAGGACACAGAGAAGAGCACAAAGAGGAGGACTTGAACCTCTCTAGAGCAGGGAAAACTCAGGAGTATGAATTCAGTCACCGTGTTGACTCCTGACACATTCACGGCTTCCTAAGAGGTGGAGAGGAAAAAATGACAGTGACAAAGATGACCTTACTCTCTAATCTTCAGGAATATTTCCTTTTAGAAATCTGTAAGTCCCTCAGATTCTATTACTGTATTAAGTAAATAATGTAAATACACTGCTGAAGACTGTCAAACTTTGAGAATGCTAGATATGATAAGTCTTTGAATTTTGGACTTTTGCATTCCTCTTCCAGTATTTTGTTATACCCAGCAAAACTCCAAAAAAGCAGTTTGGAGAAGATAAATGACAATACTTGCAAATGTAAAtaggtattttatatttgtatctatAGAATAAGATATGTAGACCCTTAATATTAGACATAGAATTTCGATTCTGTGTTTATTTGGAATTAGAGTCATAATACTAGGCATCACAAGAGGAGGAGAAACGTAACAAATAACACAATGACATTCTGTGCAAGTCACTTTTATTCTGGATCAATGTTAGGCTTATAAATGTCAGCCTTCTAAGGTGTTCTGATAACCCAGACAAGAAATGTCATGtgccatcatttcttcagtgttcaTCATGGTTTTTTAActtacaaaaatatgaaaagccTAGACATCTACATAACAGTCCTTTTACTAGATGTTTTAATACTTTTGTAAAATCTTGGTTTAGGTTGAAACCAGGAGATCTGGTATATCACAGACTTTTGAGATTTTTGCCTGAGATGTCAGGATTCTTAGAAAACTTGCTATTCTTCTAGTTTGTGGTTAGAGGCAGAGGATCATAAATATCAGATACCCATAAGCAGAGACCTCTAGGAACTAAGGACAGTGATGGGAGTCATAAGTGCCCTCTGGACATGGATTCCTCTGATTTCTACTCTCTCCTCTTGTCCCCATGTGGAAGGTTAGAGTTGTTTTGGTAAATTGATTAATCATCTTTGTTAACGCTTCTTTCTCTGACTGAATGAAACTTAGGTTTGAAGACGGTGTGACTTCTATGGTGagagaagcaaaaacaaagcccCTGAAATCACCTGAGATTCTGTTGCCAGTCATTTGgtcttaatttattaatttattttctggaTCCCCTCTGTTATTGAGGGACAGTTATCATTTGTATGAAAATGACCCAAGTGACATGATTGAGTGATGATACTTATTCAGGAAAATATAAGTGCAGAATACAAACCTAGAAACGTTCAATAACATTATTCTAGCTAAgaatatttattaatgtattcATGATAAAATGTAATACTTTTCAGATCACATAATGTTACAGCTTTAAGGA is a window of Ovis canadensis isolate MfBH-ARS-UI-01 breed Bighorn chromosome 7, ARS-UI_OviCan_v2, whole genome shotgun sequence DNA encoding:
- the LOC138444098 gene encoding olfactory receptor 11G2-like — encoded protein: MKISNTPNTSSTIAGFILLGFPCPREGQILLFVLFSAVYLLTLMGNGSIICAVCWDQRLHTPMYILLANFSFLEIWYVTSTVPYMLANFLSDNKLISFSGCFLQFYFFFSLGSTECFFLAIMAFDRYLAICWPLRYPTLMTGCLCANLVISCWVLGFLWFLIPIIIISQMSFCGSRIIDHFLCDPGPLLALTCTRVPVIELTSSTLSSLLLFIPFLFIMVSYALVLQAVLKFPSAAGRRKAFSTCGSHLTVVSLFYGSVMVMYVSPTSEHDAGMQKIVTLFYSVVTPLINPVIYSLRNKDMKHAMKKLLGT
- the LOC138444004 gene encoding olfactory receptor 11H6-like, producing the protein MNKIECKGIKDKQKCHTLAKLMMLSVCTIMEEAVNVSGVNTVTEFILLSFPCSREVQVLLFVLFSVSYILTLMGNGAIVFAVKLDHRLHTPMYTLLANFSFLEMCYINTTVPNMLRNFLSETKTISFTACFLQFYFFFSMGITETFLLPLMAFDRYLAICRPLHYPTIMSSHLCMNLVGLCWITAFLCYPVPIYFITQLPFCGPNIIDHFVCDPGPLLALSCIPAPGIELSCSILSSLISFITFFFILWSYTLVLRAVLRVPSAAGRRKAFSTCGSHLAVVSLFYGTIMMMYISPTSGNPAGIQKIVTLLYSSVTPLVNPLIYSLRNKDMKTALRKIQIFTKTGQSKQKLMSGPRS